One Helicoverpa armigera isolate CAAS_96S chromosome 12, ASM3070526v1, whole genome shotgun sequence DNA window includes the following coding sequences:
- the LOC126056027 gene encoding LOW QUALITY PROTEIN: uncharacterized protein LOC126056027 (The sequence of the model RefSeq protein was modified relative to this genomic sequence to represent the inferred CDS: inserted 1 base in 1 codon), whose translation MRIEFFVFLCLSTLSSPITCEYVSSIVSSPGVYFDKLLDIKFTNSDWNVIAYVDIGHVQPNLDKVEFLFEKLNVFCNSLASSKIQSDCINSLSALKNRHILNVSKFSSVSYLLVDEKPHMRFKRGLMDFGGSLLKTIFGTLDSEDAVRFSKAIDEVQTDEKRLAHLMKDNIHVIKSTISYFNNTISKVNENENHILRNMETIHKILETVVNSNNKLEIKSELSSLLNSLESIIMTLXFDIEDINNAILFAKLNVLHPTVLSPHQLYSELDKHRNNLPSHYELPVPLTLQNIHNLIDISQLVCFFHLNKVIIVVKIPLVLPQVYDLYRIIPLPVPYDMLKPDTYVLIEPTSSYVAITADRMFYSLIADIDKCKLISDKCYVCVLTNVFSAIANPTCETILLSDVISKLPDICVTKLIHGSIDLFHKLTLNRWIFVQSEPGKCHVTCNDKDISSDVILFGTGILSLPRNCKAFYKTLQFAAVGETVIGNVTNKISNFNILQDDCCERSKLNKTLERLPYSKLNNLDNLDSLLQASIHLNSFEEEINKIENPSHFQMYSTHYLSFSLCISMLTLFYILYKSRKLLRRTSAPCCIQIFNQCHNTKNNSVPTSQTVFHGDTIAPVNKDESESIEDLRVTPTPIKRNILFGKTHDN comes from the exons ATGCGTATCGAATTCTTCGTGTTCCTGTGTCT ATCGACGCTGTCATCGCCGATCACATGCGAATACGTTTCTTCTATCGTCAGCAGTCCTGGCGTCTACTTTGATAAGCTTCTAGACATTAAGTTTACTAATAGTGATTGGAATGTTATAGCATATGTTGATATAGGTCATGTACAACCTAATTTAGATAAGGtcgaatttttatttgaaaagctcAATGTATTCTGCAACTCGTTAGCTTCTTCTAAGATACAGTCCGACTGTATCAATTCGTTATCCGCTCTAAAAAATCGTCATATTCTTAATGTTAGTAAGTTTTCTTCCGTATCTTATTTATTGGTCGACGAAAAACCCCATATGCGTTTTAAAAGAGGTCTCATGGACTTCGGTGGCTCTCtccttaaaactatttttggcACTTTGGATTCTGAAGACGCGGTGAGATTTTCGAAAGCCATAGACGAAGTACAAACTGATGAGAAACGTCTCGCTCATCTCATGAAAGATAACATTCATGTAATTAAGTCGACCATATCATATTTCAATAACACGATATCTAAGGTCAACGAAAACGAAAACCACATTTTAAGGAACATGGAAACAATCCATAAAATACTAGAAACTGTTGTGAATAGTAACAACAAGCTAGAAATTAAATCTGAATTAAGTTCCTTATTAAATTCATTAGAGTCTATTATAATGACTT TCTTTGATATCGAAGATATTAACAATGCCATTCTATTCGCAAAACTCAACGTGTTGCATCCCACTGTACTCAGTCCACACCAATTGTACAGTGAGTTAGATAAGCATAGGAATAATCTTCCTAGCCATTATGAACTTCCCGTTCCTTTAACGCTACAAAATATACACAATCTTATTGACATTTCACAACTTGTGTGCTTTTTCCATTTAAATAAGGTAATTATTGTTGTCAAGATCCCTCTCGTATTACCTCAGGTGTATGACCTGTATAGGATCATTCCCCTACCTGTTCCCTACGATATGTTGAAACCAGATACCTACGTTCTTATCGAGCCAACTAGCTCATATGTAGCAATCACAGCTGATCGCATGTTTTATTCACTTATCGCAGACATAGACAAGTGCAAGTTAATAAGTGATAAGTGTTACGTGTGTGTGTTAACTAATGTGTTTTCAGCAATCGCTAACCCTACGTGTGAAACGATTCTCTTAAGTGATGTGATTAGCAAACTTCCTGACATTTGTGTTACAAAACTCATTCACGGTTCAATTGATCTATTTCATAAGTTAACTTTAAATCGTTGGATTTTTGTACAATCTGAACCTGGCAAGTGTCATGTAACTTGTAATGATAAAGACATAAGTTCTGACGTTATTTTGTTTGGTACTGGTATCTTGTCTTTGCCTAGAAACTGTAAGGCTTTTTACAAGACGTTGCAATTCGCCGCTGTTGGCGAAACAGTTATTGGAAAtgtaaccaataaaatatcaaatttcaacATCTTACAAGATGATTGTTGTGAGCGatctaagttaaataaaactctAGAACGATTACCTTACTCAAAGTTAAATAACTTAGATAATCTTGATTCTCTGCTGCAAGCCAGTATTCACTTGAACTCTTTTGAAGAAGAGATCAATAAGATAGAAAATCCATCTCATTTTCAAATGTATAGCACTCACTATTTGTCTTTTAGTTTATGCATCTCGATGTTAaccttattttacattttatataagagTCGTAAGTTACTTCGTCGTACTAGTGCCCCATGTtgcattcaaatatttaaccaatgtcataacacaaaaaataactcgGTTCCAACCTCTCAAACTGTATTTCATGGTGATACAATAGCACCCGTCAATAAGGACGAGTCAGAGTCTATAGAGGACTTACGAGTGACGCCAACCCCTATTAAAAGGAATATTCTGTTTGGCAAGActcatgataattaa
- the LOC110383996 gene encoding uncharacterized protein LOC110383996, protein MKHQQVSVDYWAMFKSMAMYGVLTVLGWMMLRLFNAVFSLPRRLRTQQENIQATLEEFQRRYPDLNVTEEDIKNAEKELEEWNKEMDEKLKKDNANEEDEEKSEKLPAVEGSDKKTI, encoded by the exons ATGAAGCATCAGCAGGTGAGCGTGGATTACTGGGCGATGTTCAAGAGCATGGCGATGTATGGGGTGCTGACAGTCTTGGGGTGGATGATGCTGAGGCTGTTCAATGCTGTGTTCTCGCTACCAAGGAGGTTGAGGACTCAGCAGGAGAATATACAGGCCACGTTGGAGGAGTTTCAG agaCGGTATCCAGACCTAAACGTGACAGAAGAAGACATAAAGAACGCAGAAAAGGAACTAGAAGAATGGAATAAAGAAATGGatgaaaaactcaaaaaagaTAATGCTAATGAAGAAGATGAAGAAAAAAGTGAGAAACTACCAGCTGTCGAAGGTTCAGACAAGAAAACTATATAA
- the LOC110383933 gene encoding sorting nexin-4: protein MSAQNSPVKASRSPSVIETADDFDSQDTLLKHVDISIVESEKRANGTLHVRDHYTVYLIDLKVTDPDYKLVQSKISTIWRRYTEFEQIHDYLLVTYPHVIIPPLPEKRVLYAWRKSDTTDPEFVERRRAGLENFLLRVASHPRLCFDDQFINFLQQEHGWRETITDSGYILQAENKIKSLSVSIRLKKPDPEIESVKNYGKQLETNLGNFLYTRSKIIEKNYALCKLHANYGKLFSEWSVIEKEMGDGLQKAGHYFDSIADSIDSVAEDEEQLADQLKEYLFYASALQQLCTNHETLQRALENAQDTLTNRVSERSRAAAGKSGIMSRLFGTTDPDIVRDQTTRALDSKILADKDAIEKAKSDLEEFTKKAQVEIEYFQKQKDKDLHESLVSFITLQVKAAKKNLQAWTQIKECLQNMP from the exons ATGTCAGCACAAAATTCGCCGGTCAAGGCGTCGAGATCGCCTAGCGTTATCGAAACAGCGGATGACTTCGATAGCCAG GATACGTTGTTGAAACACGTTGATATATCGATAGTTGAGTCAGAAAAGCGCGCTAATGGGACGTTGCACGTTCGTGATCATTACACCGTGTATCTAATCGATCTCAA AGTGACAGACCCGGACTATAAGTTGGTGCAGTCAAAGATTAGCACAATTTGGAGACGGTACACAGAGTTTGAACAGATTCATGACTACCTACTTGTAACTTACCCCCACGTGATCATACCACCACTGCCTGAAAAGAGG GTTCTATATGCTTGGAGGAAGTCAGACACCACTGACCCTGAGTTTGTGGAGAGAAGACGAGCGGGGCTTGAGAACTTCTTGCTGCGGGTTGCTTCCCACCCTCGGCTGTGCTTCGATGACCAGTTCATCAACTTCCTACAACAGGAGCATGGCTGGCGGGAAACTATTACTGATAGTG gGTACATATTACAAGCGGAAAACAAGATCAAATCACTGTCAGTATCAATCCGGCTAAAAAAGCCTGATCCAGAGATTGAAAGTGTTAAAAACTATGGGAAACAATTAGAGACTAATTTAGGAAACTTTCTTTATACtag atcaaaaataatagaaaagaatTACGCTTTGTGCAAACTACACGCGAACTACGGCAAACTATTCAGCGAGTGGAGCGTTATTGAGAAGGAGATGGGCGACGGACTGCAGAAGGCGGGTCATTACTTCG ACTCAATAGCAGACAGCATAGACTCAGTGGCAGAAGACGAGGAGCAGCTAGCAGACCAGCTGAAGGAGTACTTGTTCTACGCCAGCGCTCTGCAGCAGCTCTGCACCAACCATGAGACCTTGCAGCGGGCACTGGAGAATGCACAGGATACGCTTACTAACAG GGTATCGGAACGCAGTCGTGCAGCAGCGGGCAAGTCGGGCATCATGTCTCGTTTGTTCGGCACCACCGACCCCGACATCGTGCGCGACCAGACCACGCGGGCGCTGGACAGCAAGATACTGGCTGATAAGGATGCTATAGAGAAGGCGAAGAGCGATTTAGA AGAATTCACCAAGAAGGCGCAGGTAGAGATAgaatatttccaaaaacaaaaagacAAGGATCTCCACGAGTCACTCGTTAGCTTTATTACTCTGCAAGTGAAAGCCGCCAAAAAG aaCCTACAAGCGTGGACGCAGATTAAGGAATGCCTTCAAAACATGCCGTAG